Part of the Citrus sinensis cultivar Valencia sweet orange chromosome 2, DVS_A1.0, whole genome shotgun sequence genome, aaaaataaaaataaggactcctttaattttgatactatttttgtaaattttcgtCAACGTAGAGTCTTCACTCCTACGCTCACTGCCCCCCCTGgttttcttgttcatttttttttaaaattgtggaCTGAGATACATAATATCTTTATACATTCACTTgtgttattattaaataattttattttttatcattaatccACCTCGCAAATGATAACACAtcataaatcttattatttgaGACGTGGATTATGCATTCCTAGTTATATATGTGTTACCAATGGACTTTTGGCTCAGTGGTGAACCTCTACTCTCACAGTTAAAAAGGATTGTGAGGGTAGAGGTTCAAGTCCCATAAACTTAAAACCCTCTCAATTAAGCATTATGCATGATTGTATGAAGTTTATTTGCAAGTCTTTCTCCATTACGAAATACGAGTGGAGCAGAGACATTATTCGCATGTGAGGGTTGTTATTTGTTTGGGTATGTACTTTATAGATTTAATGTACCCCTCGCCTGTGAGGGTTATTTGTCTGgacatgtacttcatagatTAAATGTAACAATGTAAGTCCCAATTATGTATATccgattgtaaatattagtgtAATGTTTGTTGTAATAGtagttgtaaatatctgtgtaatacaATAATCTAATGTGTAATCATtattctaaatatatatatatgtgtgtgtgtgtgtgtgtgtgactCAATTATTAATCATGATTTGTCTTAGGACAAGTTTGTAATACtgttagtttttaaaataattgtcgTAAGCTATACTATATAAATATTCAATtgtgaagaaaattaattaaacgtttggtaacttttattatttttaaaaatgctatGATTTACGAGTATTAAGAGCAGTCAAATTTATTTGGTTAATAACcctttagtaaaattttactgttaaatagctataaaaagataaatgacTGAATTGAAcataatgtaaataaaatttatttacacatttataaacacatgtaaaatattttaattgtgtatgcaaaataactatatttaaaataaatattttatattagtcattttattttgttataataatttttttaaaattaataattttattgtctaattaataaagataatttaagatttttataatatatttaagatATATATAGTGATTCTTATAATCAAAccctttatttttcaaaatctattatgGCATGAAgttattttgtcaaaaataattttaaaaaaatcaacaaatatcaaaattaacttttaacatttcaaaatcacttttaatcctcccaaaaacaatttcaaaatgaCCCGTAATCATTCGTGATTAATGTAATATAACTGTGTATTTATATTAACAATCACCAaagcaaattaatttcaacattTACGGGCAAGGTTATTCTATACAGATTTTCAAGTTATCCGCACTATAAAACTGGGGATTAcactataattataataatttagactttatttggaataaaatgcttaaaaaagaaaaagaaaaaacagcaATTGAATAACTTACAAACATACATGAAATTGGAAAGGATTCTTTGAGGGCAGTGTTAAGCATGCATGCCCTTTCATATAcaaacaaatagaaataattgcCCAGCTCACAACATTAACACAATCTACTTTTCTAACATTTTCCCCGTCTGCTGCAAAATCCAGAAGTTGCTTCTTGGTTGAAGTTATGTAGACCGAATTCAACTGGCGCTCGGCCTCTCTGTCTATACAACAATATAAACTGCGATCTTCTAGCTCAAATAATTTACAGTCACCACCCCTCATTAACACTATGTGCAGAGACTCAAGATGCGAGTACAAGTCGTATACCTAATCAAGGCTCTGGATCTTCCTGAACAACCTCAGGCAAAGACGGTGAGGATGCACCACTCATTTTGCTGGGCACTGGTGTGTTTCTTCGTGATTGGCGTTTCGTGAGGACtaacacattttcattttcctcatTGTTGAAAAgtgcatcatcatcatcatcttcacctTTAAAGACGGGATGAATATATGCATTTCGAAGATAACCTTTCAAGTTAAGGTTCGGTTCCCTTGCACGTTCCAAGGTGTCTTTCATCATTGCTTCCTGAAAATCATAACAGAAAAGAACACCAAGTCAGGAACAGTTGTTTAGGTAATCTTCGTCAGTCATCAACAGAAACAAATGTGGAGAGAAATTTTCAAGATGTCAAGCACGAACAAACCTGTAATGGGTATTTAACAAATGCAGATTCATAGCGGTCTTTTGAGAAATAATGGAACCAAATTGTCAGCACAGGAAGAGCAATGAGAAATGGTGTTGACAGAGCAGCTTTCTTTGTACTCAACAACCCCATAAGAAGCAACTGTGATATAATCAATGCAGCTATAATACGTCTATGGACATCCGGCCAAAATGCTGCTGCACTCTCATACCGTTGGTTGTAAACGTTTATAATctacatttttaataaaataaataaaataaaaaagattaacaTACACAACCAAATATCAGGAAGAAAAAGCATACAGTTAAGAGAAAAACATACAGTTGAgtcaacaaaaagaaatctttCTAAAAATAATGCTTTACTGCCTGcaagaaaattctaaaatcatGACATTGGCATGTCTCaacaatatttgaaataaagattGAAACTTTGGGCCTTCATCTACTAGGTTGAACGAACGAAAATATTGGGTTTTACTAATTTGATTGGCAAGGCCCTTCCTACATGcacattttaaattatcaacTAGATTGAACATTGTATAATCAAAGAATTGACTCTTTACCTGATGACGGAAAACAACGTAAGCCAGCGCAAAGAAAACTATTATGAAAGGAAGCAAGAGGGGTGTCACTGTGGCATACACAAGGCCTAGAAGAAAGTAAAACTGTATTCGAGGTTCTCCACTGTTAAAACCAAGACTTCCTGGATCCATTGCTTCCACCCTGTCCTTTTCAGTCTTCACCAAGAAGAAGTTCTTAAGGTGGAAGATTATGAGTGGTTTCAACATCAAAATCTCTCCAGCTATACCAGCCCATCCATCGACCATTATATAAGTTATGAAGAAAGTTGCTTTCTTTGGTATAGCTATACCAATTGTCTTGGGAATACTGTcataagagagagaaaagttAAATGTCAAGAAAACTAAAGATAACAAAATTGGATGGGGAATGCAAAATCCAATCACATctcagaaagaagaaatgCCACCCCTACTGCACAAAGGGCCTATAAGTTtgctgaaaataattaaacaatgcTGAAATGAGAAGCTGATGATCAGTCAGTTGCAACGTACTCATTTGCCGACTGCTTAAGAAAGGAATTCAGCTGTTCAAATGCAGTTCCAGCGATTATGCTCCCAAGGAACACGTTCACgaaattgaaaagataatATCTAGTAGCTGCTCTCCGTTCAAGAGAAGATAGAGATATAAAGCCTTCAAATTTAGACATGATCATCAATATCGTTGGaagaaagatgagaaatagcTTCAAAGCAATTCCGGGTAGAAAACCTTGGATGACCGACTTGATAAATTTGCTgagttacaaataaaatttaaatcagtAAACTATAGTTATGCAATTTGGATGCCAACTGAAGAGGGTTTGAGGATGACAGAAACTTACGCTTCGATTACAGGTTTCAGAAATGGGACTGCTTTCTCGATTCCCTCAATGCTTGCAAAAGATTGTACAATTGCAATAGGAATCATGAAAAAGAAggtaagaaaaaagaaagcaacaCCCATGATTAGCCTCCTAACTGAAAGTGAAACATATGGGATTGCTAGGTTTTGCCAATAAACATCAC contains:
- the LOC102618085 gene encoding calcium permeable stress-gated cation channel 1, producing MATLADIGVSAALNILGAFIFLIAFAILRLQPFNDRVYFPKWYLKGLRDSPTHGGAFVRKFVNLDFRSYIRFLNWMPEALKMPEPELIEHAGLDSAVYLRIYLIGLKIFVPIALVAWSVLVPVNWTNDTLDVAVKISNVTASDIDKLSISNVPLKSQRFWTHVVMAYAFTFWTCYVLLKEYEKVANLRLQFVASEKRRPDQFTVLVRNVPPDPDESVSELVEHFFLVNHPNHYLTHQVVVNANKLAKLVKKKKKLQNWLDYYQLKYSRNNSKRPMMKTGFLGLWGEKVDGIDYHISEIEKLSKEIAEERERVVSDPKAIMPAAFVSFNSRWGAAVCAQTQQTRNPTLWLTEWASEPRDVYWQNLAIPYVSLSVRRLIMGVAFFFLTFFFMIPIAIVQSFASIEGIEKAVPFLKPVIEAKFIKSVIQGFLPGIALKLFLIFLPTILMIMSKFEGFISLSSLERRAATRYYLFNFVNVFLGSIIAGTAFEQLNSFLKQSANDIPKTIGIAIPKKATFFITYIMVDGWAGIAGEILMLKPLIIFHLKNFFLVKTEKDRVEAMDPGSLGFNSGEPRIQFYFLLGLVYATVTPLLLPFIIVFFALAYVVFRHQIINVYNQRYESAAAFWPDVHRRIIAALIISQLLLMGLLSTKKAALSTPFLIALPVLTIWFHYFSKDRYESAFVKYPLQEAMMKDTLERAREPNLNLKGYLRNAYIHPVFKGEDDDDDALFNNEENENVLVLTKRQSRRNTPVPSKMSGASSPSLPEVVQEDPEP